One stretch of Desulforamulus hydrothermalis Lam5 = DSM 18033 DNA includes these proteins:
- a CDS encoding TyrR/PhhR family helix-turn-helix DNA-binding protein, which produces MKNRWAGNVRELANVLERAVNLVENGEIRPEHIILDNEQFYTVPPVPVCEPNSLTLKEATARAERDSLQQALKIYGSARKAAKALGVSHTTVLNKMRRLGLTARRRKHQ; this is translated from the coding sequence ATGAAAAACCGCTGGGCGGGCAATGTGCGGGAATTGGCCAATGTCCTGGAACGAGCTGTTAACCTGGTTGAAAATGGCGAAATAAGACCGGAACATATTATTTTAGATAATGAACAATTTTACACTGTGCCGCCTGTTCCGGTTTGCGAACCCAACAGTTTAACTTTAAAAGAAGCAACCGCCCGGGCAGAACGGGATTCCCTGCAGCAGGCTTTGAAAATCTACGGCAGTGCCCGTAAAGCCGCCAAAGCATTAGGGGTGTCCCACACCACCGTTTTAAATAAGATGCGGCGCCTGGGGCTGACGGCACGCCGCCGCAAACATCAATAA
- a CDS encoding stage V sporulation protein D: MKTTSIVIRRRITGLFLLAAAFLSCIILRLAWVQIVKGDEYRQKGIINRMRDVPVEAKRGSILDRNGNELVTSVSADSVYAIPNHIKNPDEVAVQIAPLLGMDVNKVKTIITRKSRFEWLKRKVDYETSQKIKALKIEGIGFAEESKRYYKQETLAPHILGFTGTDNQGLMGMEAAFDEELKGIPGRIVIEHDAAGREIPQALHQYIPPSQGNNLVLTLDQTIQHFVERELDKIVVAHRPKTAVIIVMDPQTGEVLAMGNRPTFNPNKWREAPQQVWDRNPAIWYNYEPGSTFKIVTAAAALEENAVKPSDRFYCPGYIQVADRKIRCWKDGGHGSQSFEEVVQNSCNPGFIQTGLNLGKEKFYKYIRAFGFGQPTGIGLPGEAKGIIIRENDATNLNIATMSIGQSIAVTPIQLLSAVCAVANGGKLMKPQLVKRVEDQKGNVIKEYKPEMIRQVISAETARLTGQLLENVVFKGTGKNAFVEGYRAAGKTGTAQVVAERGGYASGKYVASFVGFAPVNDPKIAVLIMIAEPQGGAYYGGVVAAPVFSPLALDILRYLGVPEQKNLPKPKTNPWEVEQERIEVAVPNVVNLPLDEAQKTLREAGLAFETRGQGRVVYGQIPESGALVLSGTTVILDLAGTADAKNKQGEQVSIPDLKGMTIREAGNLLESIGLKLEPVGSGLAVTQSPAPGQKLPRGSTVKVEFKPPSAANKF, from the coding sequence TTGAAGACCACCAGTATTGTTATCCGCAGGAGAATAACCGGCCTTTTCTTACTGGCCGCCGCTTTTTTGTCATGCATTATATTACGCTTGGCATGGGTGCAGATTGTTAAGGGAGATGAATATCGCCAGAAAGGTATTATCAACCGGATGCGGGACGTGCCGGTGGAGGCTAAGCGGGGCAGTATTCTGGACCGTAACGGCAATGAGTTGGTTACCAGTGTCAGTGCGGACTCTGTTTATGCCATTCCCAACCACATTAAAAACCCTGATGAAGTGGCTGTTCAAATTGCACCCCTGCTGGGGATGGATGTTAACAAGGTTAAAACCATTATTACCAGGAAGTCTCGGTTTGAGTGGCTGAAAAGAAAAGTGGATTATGAAACATCCCAAAAAATTAAAGCTTTAAAAATTGAAGGCATCGGTTTTGCTGAGGAAAGCAAGCGTTATTATAAACAGGAAACCCTGGCACCTCATATTCTGGGCTTTACCGGTACGGATAACCAGGGACTAATGGGTATGGAAGCGGCCTTTGACGAAGAATTAAAGGGGATTCCCGGCCGTATCGTGATTGAACATGATGCGGCGGGGCGGGAAATTCCTCAGGCTTTGCACCAGTACATACCGCCCAGTCAGGGGAATAACCTGGTACTGACCCTGGACCAGACGATTCAGCATTTTGTAGAACGGGAACTGGATAAGATTGTGGTGGCACATCGTCCTAAAACGGCGGTAATCATTGTGATGGATCCCCAGACCGGGGAAGTGCTGGCTATGGGCAACCGTCCCACCTTTAATCCTAATAAGTGGCGGGAAGCGCCGCAACAGGTTTGGGACCGCAACCCTGCCATTTGGTATAATTATGAACCGGGATCTACCTTCAAGATTGTAACCGCTGCCGCAGCCCTGGAGGAAAATGCCGTTAAACCTTCCGATCGTTTTTATTGCCCCGGTTATATTCAGGTGGCCGACCGCAAAATACGCTGCTGGAAAGACGGCGGCCATGGCAGCCAGAGCTTTGAAGAAGTGGTACAAAATTCCTGCAACCCGGGGTTTATTCAAACCGGCTTGAACCTGGGCAAGGAAAAATTTTATAAATATATCAGAGCCTTTGGCTTTGGCCAGCCTACCGGCATTGGCCTGCCCGGCGAAGCCAAAGGTATTATCATCCGGGAAAATGATGCCACTAACCTTAATATCGCCACCATGTCCATCGGACAGTCTATTGCCGTCACGCCCATTCAGCTGTTATCGGCAGTTTGCGCGGTGGCCAACGGCGGCAAATTGATGAAACCCCAACTGGTGAAAAGGGTGGAAGACCAAAAGGGTAATGTGATAAAAGAGTATAAACCGGAAATGATAAGGCAGGTTATCTCTGCGGAAACGGCCCGGTTGACCGGTCAGTTGTTAGAAAATGTTGTCTTCAAGGGGACCGGCAAGAATGCTTTTGTTGAAGGGTACCGGGCAGCCGGCAAAACCGGTACAGCCCAGGTGGTGGCAGAACGGGGCGGCTACGCCAGCGGCAAATATGTGGCTTCCTTTGTGGGCTTTGCACCGGTTAATGATCCCAAAATTGCCGTTTTAATTATGATTGCTGAACCCCAAGGAGGGGCATATTATGGCGGCGTTGTTGCTGCCCCGGTTTTCTCTCCCCTGGCCCTGGATATTTTGCGTTACCTGGGTGTGCCGGAACAGAAAAATTTACCCAAGCCCAAGACCAATCCCTGGGAAGTGGAACAGGAGCGAATTGAAGTAGCGGTTCCCAACGTAGTTAACCTGCCCCTGGATGAAGCACAGAAAACTTTACGGGAGGCCGGCTTGGCTTTTGAAACAAGAGGCCAGGGCAGGGTGGTTTACGGCCAGATTCCGGAAAGCGGCGCCTTGGTATTGTCAGGCACCACTGTCATTTTGGATCTCGCCGGTACCGCCGACGCTAAAAATAAACAGGGGGAACAGGTTTCCATACCGGATTTAAAGGGCATGACCATTCGTGAGGCAGGCAATTTGTTGGAGAGTATAGGGCTTAAGTTAGAACCGGTGGGTTCCGGGTTGGCAGTAACCCAGAGTCCCGCTCCCGGGCAGAAGCTGCCTCGGGGCAGCACCGTAAAGGTGGAATTTAAACCCCCGTCAGCAGCCAATAAATTTTAA
- the mraZ gene encoding division/cell wall cluster transcriptional repressor MraZ, which produces MFMGEFQHNIDPKGRLIIPARFREGLGDRFIVTKGLDNCLFVYPRQEWAEVEQKLKSLPFARADARAFVRFFFSGATECEVDKQGRILLPNNLREYAQLDKETVIVGVATRVEIWSKEIWDRYHAQAEASFEELAEKIVDLL; this is translated from the coding sequence ATGTTTATGGGGGAGTTCCAGCACAACATCGACCCAAAGGGTCGTCTCATCATACCTGCCCGCTTCCGTGAAGGTCTGGGTGACCGGTTTATTGTCACCAAGGGTTTAGACAACTGCCTTTTTGTTTATCCTCGCCAGGAATGGGCTGAGGTTGAACAAAAACTGAAGTCACTGCCCTTTGCCAGGGCAGATGCCCGGGCCTTTGTACGTTTTTTCTTTTCCGGAGCCACCGAATGTGAGGTTGATAAGCAGGGACGGATTTTGCTGCCCAACAACCTGCGGGAATATGCCCAACTGGATAAAGAAACCGTTATTGTGGGGGTGGCTACCCGGGTAGAAATTTGGTCCAAAGAGATTTGGGACCGTTATCACGCCCAGGCTGAAGCATCTTTTGAAGAACTGGCGGAAAAGATTGTTGATTTACTTTAG
- the feoB gene encoding ferrous iron transport protein B: MSHCHNCNIKIEMPEGARRIVLVGNPNAGKSVFFNYLTGMYVDVSNYPGTTLEISHGRYQGDVIIDTPGVYGISSFNDEERVARDVILSADVVINVVNAVYLERDLFLTQQIIDTGVPVIVALNMTDEAARQGIEIDVPLLGQLLGVPVIPTVAVKKQGLEEVKQNIWQARRGHSDPALQQDLDELVNRVGSRGEALLILEGDAAVAARHGLPPINRREEIYLGRRQRVNRLVHHVVKEISKTAAFSNTLSSLMIKPLTGIPILLLALYAMYQAIGVFVAGTVVGITEETVMVGMYEPAVRSLVGKFISESSTLGTILIGEFGLLTMTFTYVLGLLMPLVVGFYFFLSLFEDSGYLPRLATLVDRVLTGIGLNGRAVIPLILGLGCVTMATITTRLLGSERERRIAIFLLGLAIPCSAQLGVIAGMLAGVGAEFAALYSLVILAVLVVVGTVMNSLLAGRSSDLLIDLPPLRLPRIDNVLTKTAIKSYQFLKEAFPLFALGALLISIFQVTGLLALLQNALAPLTVGWLGLPKEAATAFIMGVVRRDFGAAGLADMTLTPIQTVVALITITLFVPCIASILVIFKERTKQEAALMWLSTWVIAFLIGGVVARLSSLLGTANPTQVLTVAATVLGLSVLLIIVVRLLIKQGPYGKTPSKEAS, from the coding sequence ATGTCCCATTGTCATAACTGTAATATTAAAATTGAGATGCCGGAAGGCGCCCGGCGTATTGTTTTGGTGGGTAACCCCAACGCCGGAAAATCAGTGTTTTTTAACTATCTAACCGGCATGTATGTGGATGTTTCCAACTACCCGGGAACCACGTTGGAAATCTCTCACGGTCGTTACCAAGGAGATGTTATTATTGACACTCCCGGGGTTTACGGCATTTCTTCCTTTAACGATGAAGAAAGGGTGGCCCGGGATGTCATTCTGTCGGCAGATGTGGTAATCAATGTTGTAAACGCCGTCTATTTGGAGCGGGATTTGTTTTTAACCCAGCAGATAATTGATACCGGCGTACCGGTAATTGTAGCCTTAAATATGACGGACGAAGCCGCCCGGCAGGGTATCGAAATAGATGTGCCCCTGCTTGGCCAATTGCTGGGAGTCCCGGTTATCCCTACGGTGGCAGTTAAAAAACAGGGTTTGGAAGAAGTCAAACAAAACATCTGGCAAGCCCGCCGCGGTCATTCTGATCCGGCTTTGCAACAGGATTTAGATGAATTGGTTAACCGGGTGGGCAGTCGCGGTGAAGCCCTGTTGATTCTGGAAGGGGATGCAGCGGTGGCCGCCCGGCATGGCTTGCCACCAATAAACCGGCGGGAAGAAATTTATCTGGGCAGGCGCCAACGGGTCAACCGGCTGGTACATCATGTGGTGAAGGAGATCAGCAAAACCGCTGCCTTTAGCAATACCCTCAGCAGCTTAATGATCAAACCGCTTACCGGTATTCCTATTCTGCTGCTGGCTCTGTACGCCATGTATCAGGCTATTGGCGTTTTTGTTGCCGGAACCGTGGTAGGCATAACTGAAGAAACTGTTATGGTCGGTATGTATGAACCGGCTGTCCGCTCTCTGGTAGGAAAGTTTATCAGCGAAAGCTCCACCCTGGGGACCATCTTAATTGGTGAATTTGGTTTGCTAACCATGACCTTTACTTATGTACTGGGGTTGTTAATGCCTTTAGTGGTGGGTTTTTACTTCTTCTTGTCTTTGTTTGAGGATTCCGGTTATCTGCCCCGGCTGGCCACGCTGGTGGATCGGGTATTGACCGGCATCGGTTTGAACGGCCGGGCTGTGATCCCTTTAATTTTGGGCCTGGGTTGTGTCACCATGGCTACCATTACCACCCGGTTGCTGGGCTCAGAGCGGGAGCGGCGCATTGCCATTTTTCTCCTGGGTTTGGCCATCCCTTGTTCCGCTCAATTGGGCGTTATTGCCGGCATGCTGGCAGGGGTGGGGGCCGAATTTGCGGCCCTTTATTCCCTGGTGATCCTGGCAGTGCTGGTGGTGGTTGGAACCGTCATGAATTCACTGTTAGCCGGACGTTCCTCCGACCTGTTAATTGACTTGCCGCCTTTGCGGTTGCCCAGAATCGATAATGTTTTAACCAAAACAGCAATTAAATCTTATCAATTCCTAAAAGAAGCATTTCCCTTGTTTGCCCTGGGCGCCCTGTTAATCAGTATTTTCCAGGTAACCGGCTTGCTTGCCCTGCTGCAAAACGCTCTGGCTCCCCTGACGGTAGGCTGGCTTGGTTTACCTAAAGAAGCTGCCACAGCCTTTATCATGGGAGTGGTGCGCAGAGATTTTGGCGCCGCCGGCCTGGCAGACATGACATTAACCCCGATTCAAACGGTGGTAGCCTTGATTACCATCACTCTGTTTGTACCCTGCATCGCTTCCATTCTGGTCATTTTTAAAGAACGCACCAAACAAGAGGCCGCCCTGATGTGGCTCAGCACCTGGGTGATTGCTTTCCTGATCGGCGGCGTGGTTGCCCGGTTGTCAAGCCTGCTGGGAACTGCCAACCCGACCCAAGTTTTAACAGTTGCCGCAACTGTGCTTGGATTGTCTGTTCTGCTGATAATTGTTGTCCGGTTACTTATTAAACAGGGTCCCTACGGCAAAACCCCGTCCAAGGAGGCATCCTGA
- a CDS encoding sensor domain-containing diguanylate cyclase, translating to MVDLLFFNRRIRTSLLIGFMLFIILPALAVGLFSYVQTKKVMEQSVFNSLQYLVNAQENAINNWFNARKHFLEGLAQNEKITGLDYRAMQNVLSNALKMDENFLSLMFVGTDGEIKADPVYQADLGRISVVDREYFRQALEGKTYVSEVLLSKITRKPVIVIATPVKREQHIAGVLFGAVNINVITKLVQQNFPGAGGQAYLINQEGLILNGAEPKGLTEQKLQNIPVQQLSRGISGQGIYIDYLHKQVFGVYRWLPSVKLGLVVEKEYTGALLENGLATYLKVVLASTVIIGLFISFALYYSRRLSRPLEQLAAEVNSIAEGRFRSVVDLQANKEVQALVYAINNMSSNLCQKTTQLNKLVNQLEQSAAELQQEKNKLAQISITDELTGLYNRRYINQELDRFTRLSRTLSKNISVMLLDLDHFKAVNDTYGHAAGDAVLKEFARLVKLCSRRTDVVGRFGGEEFMIILPFISSHQVKDIAERIRQDVSNHVFEADNFKIKITVSIGAVTLVPPAQAKVAETIEKMIKTADDCLYAAKRAGRNRVVQVQVEDGLQPALITDNQNPSQE from the coding sequence GTGGTTGATCTGCTGTTTTTTAACAGGCGTATACGTACCTCCTTACTTATTGGCTTTATGTTGTTTATTATTTTGCCGGCCCTGGCCGTAGGGCTGTTTAGCTATGTACAAACCAAAAAAGTTATGGAGCAATCTGTTTTTAACAGCTTGCAATACCTGGTGAACGCCCAGGAAAACGCCATTAATAACTGGTTCAATGCCAGAAAGCATTTTCTTGAGGGACTGGCCCAAAATGAAAAAATAACCGGCTTAGATTATCGTGCCATGCAAAATGTGTTAAGCAATGCCTTAAAAATGGATGAGAACTTTCTTAGCCTGATGTTTGTGGGCACTGACGGCGAAATTAAAGCTGATCCCGTTTACCAGGCTGATCTGGGAAGAATAAGCGTTGTGGATCGGGAATATTTCAGGCAAGCCCTTGAAGGAAAAACCTACGTCAGTGAGGTTTTATTAAGTAAAATTACCCGTAAACCGGTTATTGTAATAGCAACGCCGGTAAAAAGGGAACAACATATTGCGGGAGTGCTGTTTGGCGCCGTCAATATTAATGTAATAACAAAACTGGTACAGCAAAACTTTCCGGGTGCGGGCGGTCAGGCTTATCTCATAAATCAAGAAGGGTTGATTCTTAACGGGGCGGAGCCCAAGGGCTTAACCGAACAAAAATTACAAAACATACCGGTTCAGCAGCTCAGCCGGGGCATCAGCGGCCAGGGCATTTACATAGACTACCTACATAAGCAGGTATTTGGGGTGTATCGCTGGTTGCCGTCCGTTAAACTGGGCCTGGTGGTGGAAAAAGAATATACCGGTGCTTTACTGGAGAACGGCTTGGCCACCTACTTAAAAGTGGTGTTAGCTTCTACTGTTATTATTGGCTTGTTTATCAGCTTTGCCTTGTATTATTCGCGCCGGTTAAGCCGGCCCTTGGAACAACTGGCCGCCGAGGTGAACAGTATTGCTGAGGGGAGATTCAGATCGGTGGTTGATCTGCAGGCCAATAAAGAAGTGCAGGCCCTGGTTTATGCCATTAACAACATGTCAAGCAATTTGTGCCAAAAAACCACCCAGTTAAACAAATTGGTCAACCAGTTGGAGCAGAGCGCGGCAGAGCTGCAACAGGAGAAAAATAAATTGGCACAAATATCGATTACGGATGAACTGACCGGGTTGTACAACCGGCGCTATATAAACCAGGAACTTGACCGTTTTACCCGGTTAAGCCGAACCCTGAGCAAGAATATATCAGTTATGCTGCTGGACCTGGATCATTTTAAAGCTGTCAACGATACTTACGGCCATGCTGCAGGAGATGCAGTGCTGAAAGAATTTGCCCGGCTGGTCAAACTATGCAGCCGTCGGACTGATGTGGTGGGGCGTTTTGGCGGGGAGGAATTCATGATCATCCTGCCCTTTATCAGCAGCCACCAGGTAAAAGATATTGCCGAAAGAATCCGGCAGGATGTCAGTAACCATGTCTTTGAGGCAGATAATTTCAAGATAAAAATTACCGTCAGCATCGGTGCGGTAACACTGGTGCCGCCTGCCCAAGCAAAAGTGGCGGAAACCATAGAAAAAATGATTAAAACAGCTGATGACTGCCTGTATGCCGCCAAGCGAGCCGGTCGCAACAGAGTAGTACAAGTACAAGTCGAGGACGGTTTGCAACCGGCGTTGATAACCGATAACCAAAACCCGTCACAGGAGTGA
- the rsmH gene encoding 16S rRNA (cytosine(1402)-N(4))-methyltransferase RsmH yields the protein MEFKHISVLLKESIEGLNINPRGIYVDCTLGGAGHSYEILRRLGPEGQLIGIDQDPAAVNHAVVKLQEFAGQFRVVQSNFSCLKKILQEMAVPAVDGVLFDLGVSSYQLDTPERGFSYMHDAELDMRMAPDLPYSARDLVNQLAEEKLADIIRRYGEERWARRIASFICEARKKQPIATTGELVEIIKAAVPARARREGPHPAKRTFQALRIAVNRELDILSQAVQDAVSVLKPGGRICVITFHSLEDRIVKDTLKALAAPCLCPPSFPVCACGRRPLIKVITGKPIEPSRVEVANNPRARSAKLRVAEKLG from the coding sequence ATGGAGTTCAAACATATATCCGTACTGTTAAAAGAGTCCATTGAAGGGTTAAACATAAACCCCCGGGGAATTTATGTGGATTGTACCCTGGGAGGAGCCGGACATAGTTACGAAATATTGCGTCGTCTGGGACCGGAAGGACAACTGATAGGCATCGACCAGGACCCGGCAGCTGTTAACCATGCGGTGGTCAAACTTCAGGAGTTCGCCGGTCAGTTTCGTGTTGTGCAAAGCAATTTTTCATGCTTAAAAAAAATTTTGCAAGAAATGGCTGTGCCCGCGGTAGACGGGGTGCTGTTTGATTTGGGGGTTTCTTCGTATCAGTTGGATACCCCCGAACGGGGCTTTAGTTATATGCATGATGCCGAACTGGATATGCGCATGGCACCGGACTTGCCCTATAGTGCCAGGGATTTGGTAAATCAACTTGCCGAAGAAAAATTGGCGGATATCATTCGACGCTATGGTGAAGAACGCTGGGCCCGACGCATCGCCTCTTTTATTTGCGAAGCAAGAAAAAAACAGCCTATTGCCACCACCGGCGAGCTGGTCGAGATAATTAAAGCTGCCGTGCCGGCCAGGGCCCGGCGTGAAGGGCCCCACCCGGCAAAGCGAACCTTCCAGGCCCTGCGCATTGCCGTAAACCGTGAGTTGGACATTCTTAGCCAGGCCGTGCAGGATGCGGTGTCGGTATTAAAACCCGGTGGCAGAATATGTGTAATTACCTTTCACTCGTTGGAAGACCGTATTGTCAAGGACACTCTGAAAGCATTGGCTGCTCCTTGCCTGTGCCCGCCGTCATTTCCGGTTTGCGCATGCGGCAGGCGGCCGTTGATTAAAGTTATTACCGGTAAGCCCATTGAGCCAAGCAGAGTAGAAGTGGCAAACAATCCCCGGGCACGCAGCGCCAAACTGCGGGTAGCCGAAAAACTGGGTTAA
- a CDS encoding septum formation initiator family protein, with translation MSVAQEKFSYQLPEERQQQKARPGRQLSKRAARRGKIVVTGCILALFLTGLTIAYYYAQVAAVGYQISRLQSEVANLQAEQEYLESQANQLLSLQRIEAIATTRLGMVKPDPKEVVLVAALPKSPQAASNSSTNQLNKQESSQSASGVQEQHKTGEIGKNPVIDALMDLVQRWEQKR, from the coding sequence TTGAGTGTAGCACAGGAAAAATTTAGCTATCAATTGCCGGAAGAACGGCAGCAACAAAAAGCCAGGCCCGGTCGACAATTGTCCAAACGGGCTGCCCGCCGGGGCAAAATTGTGGTAACAGGCTGTATACTGGCATTATTTTTGACCGGTCTCACCATTGCTTATTACTATGCCCAGGTAGCTGCCGTAGGTTACCAAATCAGCCGGCTGCAAAGCGAGGTGGCCAATTTACAGGCTGAACAAGAGTACCTGGAGTCACAAGCTAACCAACTGCTGTCTTTACAACGAATTGAGGCCATTGCCACCACTAGACTGGGTATGGTAAAACCGGATCCCAAGGAAGTGGTTTTGGTTGCCGCCCTGCCTAAGAGTCCCCAGGCAGCATCAAACAGCTCAACCAATCAATTAAACAAACAAGAGTCATCGCAATCTGCCTCCGGTGTGCAGGAGCAGCATAAAACGGGAGAGATTGGGAAAAATCCCGTTATTGACGCATTGATGGATCTGGTACAGCGATGGGAGCAAAAACGTTAG
- a CDS encoding FeoA family protein: protein MTLDLIKKGQSFKINHISNETIRAQAIRFGITEGQWLTCDEVVPAGPIVIRQNRQQIALGRQLAREINISLAD, encoded by the coding sequence ATGACATTAGACCTGATAAAAAAAGGCCAAAGCTTTAAAATCAATCATATTTCTAATGAAACTATCCGGGCCCAGGCTATCCGGTTTGGCATCACCGAAGGCCAGTGGCTCACCTGCGATGAGGTTGTCCCGGCCGGTCCCATTGTGATCCGGCAAAACCGGCAACAAATTGCCCTGGGCCGGCAACTGGCCAGAGAAATTAACATTAGCCTGGCGGACTGA
- a CDS encoding histidinol-phosphatase HisJ family protein: MPVDYHLHTFRCGHAVGTVAEMVAAARRKGFKEIGFAEHLPMYWLPEEKRNPQVSMPSAQLEIYAAEVMQARAANPDLAVKLGVEADYIPGHEAQLKAVLDSLPLDYVLGSVHFLGDWAFDDPACLAEYKKHDLQDLYDLYFQHVQQAAACGLFDSLAHPDLIKKFGLLPERPLTDLYRKTVRIMKQYDICAEVNTAGWRYPCNELYPSPEFLTLCLEQNVPVTLGSDAHKPEQIGEGLDRAVALLKNIGFRRVATFQQRKRTMINLR, from the coding sequence ATGCCGGTGGATTATCATTTACATACTTTTCGCTGTGGACATGCTGTCGGAACTGTGGCGGAAATGGTGGCGGCAGCCCGCCGCAAAGGTTTTAAGGAAATTGGTTTTGCCGAACATTTACCCATGTACTGGTTGCCGGAGGAAAAAAGAAACCCGCAAGTGTCGATGCCATCTGCGCAGCTGGAGATTTATGCAGCCGAGGTAATGCAGGCCAGGGCAGCCAACCCCGATTTAGCCGTTAAACTTGGGGTGGAGGCGGATTACATTCCCGGCCATGAGGCTCAACTTAAAGCTGTTCTGGATTCTTTACCCCTGGATTACGTACTGGGTTCGGTGCATTTTCTTGGGGACTGGGCCTTTGACGATCCTGCCTGCCTGGCTGAGTATAAAAAGCACGATCTTCAGGATTTGTATGACTTGTATTTTCAACATGTACAACAGGCGGCGGCATGCGGTCTGTTTGACAGTTTAGCCCATCCGGATTTGATTAAAAAATTCGGCTTATTGCCGGAACGCCCTCTGACAGATCTTTACCGTAAAACGGTCCGGATTATGAAGCAGTACGATATTTGTGCCGAGGTTAATACCGCCGGCTGGCGTTACCCTTGTAATGAATTGTACCCGTCACCTGAATTTCTTACGCTTTGCCTGGAACAAAACGTCCCGGTCACCTTAGGTTCGGATGCCCACAAACCGGAACAAATCGGGGAGGGGTTGGACCGGGCGGTAGCTCTCCTGAAGAACATCGGTTTCCGCCGGGTGGCCACCTTTCAACAGAGAAAACGCACGATGATTAATCTGAGATGA
- a CDS encoding Fur family transcriptional regulator: MKNIINQVGEKLKAKEYKLTPQRQQILEVMLENKDKHLSAEDVYTLVKRKAPDVGLATVYRTLELFLEHDIIHSVDFGDGRKRYEYGDNSDRHHHHHAICLKCGKILEINEDLLEELEKQVFKDYNFVVIDHELKIFGYCGECKR, encoded by the coding sequence TTGAAAAACATTATAAATCAAGTTGGAGAAAAGCTGAAGGCTAAAGAGTACAAATTAACCCCCCAAAGGCAGCAAATTTTAGAAGTAATGCTGGAAAATAAAGATAAGCATTTGAGTGCAGAGGATGTATATACGCTGGTTAAAAGAAAAGCGCCGGATGTGGGGCTGGCAACGGTTTACCGTACCTTGGAGCTGTTCCTGGAACATGATATTATCCATAGTGTGGACTTTGGTGACGGACGCAAACGTTATGAATACGGTGATAACAGCGACCGGCATCACCATCACCACGCCATCTGTCTTAAATGCGGTAAGATCTTGGAGATAAACGAGGACTTGCTGGAGGAACTGGAAAAACAGGTATTTAAAGATTATAATTTTGTTGTTATTGATCACGAACTGAAGATTTTTGGTTACTGCGGCGAATGCAAGCGGTAA
- a CDS encoding patatin-like phospholipase family protein, whose product MRKVIGLALGGGFVLGAAHVGVLRVLEENGIKPQMIAGTSAGSIVGSLYAGGWTVAQLDQMIRRLKPSMFIDEFAAVENFFIMTLKLIFDVFHLPYPFRSPLGLMRGAKLERFIKSKLAGQSFEGVYRQLAITTVDITSGKKVIFLSRQNRMRLKAKRDQVFISGVPVWQAVRASTAVPGLFEPKEINGYLLVDGGLRENVPAQVLKALGATTVLAVDLGNDGDEPRVPRNIAHLLSQTLDIIRSEAVEQVLDDHADVCIRPLLKGIGSWDFHKIPYIIEQGEKAARELLPEILRVCGRN is encoded by the coding sequence ATGCGTAAAGTTATAGGCTTAGCCCTGGGCGGCGGTTTTGTGCTGGGAGCAGCCCATGTGGGGGTGCTCAGGGTACTGGAGGAAAACGGGATCAAACCCCAAATGATTGCCGGCACCAGTGCAGGCAGCATTGTAGGCTCACTGTATGCCGGTGGCTGGACAGTGGCTCAACTGGACCAAATGATCCGCCGGTTGAAACCCAGCATGTTCATAGATGAATTTGCTGCGGTAGAGAACTTTTTTATTATGACTTTAAAATTAATTTTTGATGTATTTCACCTTCCTTATCCTTTCCGTTCGCCCCTGGGATTAATGAGAGGAGCCAAATTAGAGCGGTTTATCAAATCAAAGCTGGCCGGCCAAAGTTTTGAGGGTGTTTACCGCCAGCTGGCCATAACCACGGTAGACATAACGAGCGGGAAAAAGGTTATTTTTCTCAGCAGGCAAAACCGGATGCGCTTAAAAGCCAAGCGTGACCAAGTATTTATCAGCGGGGTGCCGGTTTGGCAGGCGGTACGAGCCAGTACAGCGGTGCCGGGGTTGTTTGAACCCAAAGAAATAAACGGTTACCTGCTGGTGGACGGCGGTCTGCGGGAAAACGTACCGGCCCAGGTGCTAAAAGCGCTGGGAGCAACCACCGTGCTTGCTGTAGACCTGGGCAACGACGGTGACGAGCCCAGGGTGCCGCGCAATATTGCCCATTTATTGAGCCAAACCTTGGATATAATTCGTTCGGAGGCGGTTGAACAAGTGCTGGATGATCATGCTGATGTTTGCATCCGCCCGTTGCTAAAGGGCATCGGATCCTGGGATTTTCATAAAATACCCTATATCATTGAGCAAGGCGAGAAAGCAGCCCGGGAACTGCTGCCGGAAATTTTAAGAGTTTGCGGCAGAAATTAA